In Lathyrus oleraceus cultivar Zhongwan6 chromosome 2, CAAS_Psat_ZW6_1.0, whole genome shotgun sequence, the DNA window ACTGCTAAGTCACAGAATTTTCTGCAATTATGAAGAGGGAATGTGGTAATGTATTTATGAACCACATTATCTTACAGCCTTAGACTTATGTTGTTTAATCATCCTTTCTGTGAAGAACTGTAATATTTAGTATGTTATATGTATGGATGATTGTGTTAAGTGTGTGAAGCTATACATACAACAAAAGAAGTAGTTATGCAAAGTATTGTACATGATTAAATTCATGATCGTACAATTCGGTTGCGAAGCTATACATACACATATACTATACAAAGCAATCCTCTAACAAATGTTACTATTAAGCATGAAAACATAAACAATATACATTACAACTGATCTAAAATTTCTTAAGATCAGAGGCAGAAAATATATACTCCATAAGCTGGTAATTCACTCATGTAACTGGGAATATATCATCATCGCTGTCGCTATCAACGTCCATGAACCTGAACTTAAGATCATCCCATCCAGGACCTTTATAATTAAAACTTGAATTCAGATAGCAATTTGTCTCCTGAAACAAGTTCAAGTGATCCACGAGCTTATGGTACGCATTGCATCCACAGCACTGCCAACAATGGAAAAACAAATGTATGGTTAGCTTTTTTCTTTCAGTTCCCATTTGAAATTTAACATGACATTCTAACTTCTTTTTTTCAACAACTACAATTTTACATCCCTTTCTTGCATTAAAATTTGGCCCTCCAGAATATCCACATCCATTTTTCTAGGGCTGATTTTGAGATTATAAAACCAACCGGCAGGGTTGAAGTAGACTTTGCCCATTCATAGATAGAGTGCAAATATGTAACAATATGTTGAAAACAATATGATATACATgttttaattataaaaataaatcatCTAAAAGTATTAAAATCATAATACTATCAAATTTATAAGTACTATATTAACAAGGGCCAACTCGAAGTCTTGCAACTTCATGACAGTTTACGATTGTCATCTTTCAGAGGTTAAGTTTCAGACTCCAATGGTTAGCTTGTTATTCCAATATAATCTTCAAATCATTAATAACCTTTTAGGATTTCCCCTAAAGATTCAGTTTACAGATGAATTGCCTTCTCGTGCAATCCATGGCAGTTCGCATAAGTAATTTAACCAAACTATGAGCAGTTCAGCTACACAATCAATATGCAAATTATACCATCTGAAAACTATGGTCATATATGATACAACATAACTAAAAGATTTGGTGTATAATATCCTACATCCCAAAAACAGTTGCATCTTCCAGAACCACACATGACAGAATAACATTTTGGCATTGTTTGTAGACAAATCAAAAATAAAAACCGAGAAGAGCTTATGACATAAATGCTTAAACTCAGCGATCTATTTCCAATTTGATATATGCGTTGACATTGACAAGCTATTTGCATTGCAGATATTTGTTTTCATTTTAAAAATGGAATTTGAGGTAAAAATAAATTGAACAACAGATGGATGGTAAGCTTCGCAAAAGCTATTTCAATAGGCCATTCTGAGAAAAAGCTTATTAAAATAAGCTATTTCAGAAAAAACCTTAGTTGAACAAAAACAAAGTGTTACCTGAACAAAAACAGTTCCATCATTATACGCATGAGGATTAATAGCCCGCGTAGTTCGCTGGCCACATATGGTACAAGTAAAAGCGATAAGCATCCTCCTCCTCGGAGATTTTGTAAAGAGCGACCACGGAAAAGTTGAAATATTCCCCGTCCCAAATTGATCATCCTTCCCAACAGCAGGAACAGGCGGCCCTTCCATCCCCGAACCCGTTGTCCATCCTCTACCAGTTGCAGCACTCAACACCAGCCCCATCGCAGCATCCTAACCCCACAAATTACCATCAAAATCTTCTCGTCTTTCTCGTTTGCTTCGTTCCCTGCattcttcttcttcgtcttcgTCTTCCCCTGGAAATTTCGTCTTCGTCTTCCCTGCTATGTTCAGAACCCTAATTTTCTAAGGGGGTATTTGAAATTAAAAAGTGTAAAATGACACATAATCActttaacaaaattaaaaatatgccAGGTGTAGGACCTCTTATTAGATTCCATGCCACCTGGATATTAGGGGGTTCTATGAAGGAATCTACATAACATAAGGGGGGgtttacaaaaaatatttttacaggggggtaatcctaaactcgctaacattacaggggggaaaagtgtatttaaccctagttcttggagcacgtacaGGACCTTCTGACAGTGTAAAGTAAATGCTAACAGTCGAtacctcttcacggtctttcactactcgatcaaactgtaaacaaccttcattcatcaattcctgaATACCTTCTTTCAACTTCACAcagccgttttcatgattaccacaatctgaacaattcttgtcacatcccgggaatactcccccttAAGCATACGTTCCTTCAATacaaacaacgaagtctgaacatcattaacatcgactaccaagttcaaattttccccatcttccacactgtttactctgggccctccatgctgaggcataggattattcatcacattcggagtaggagcgaagttaatcgtcttggcatcaatcaagtcttggactttatggtgaaaagctcgacaattctcgatgtggtgccctggcgcaccagaataAAAGTCACAACAGACATTggcatcataaccagcgggaatccttgttaatggagccatagtgcgaagttcaacaaactttaacctgagcagttcagggagtaattcagcataagtcattggcaacaGATCAAAATGACGATatggcattctttgtcttggttggaattggcgttgctgttgttgttgtggttgtcctctttgtggttgttgaggttgtgttgctggaatagtcacaacagcaacttgacggtattgttgtcctctgtttccatttctctgattatgtatagcatctgtctcaccctctctccttctgggtgcccctgaaaatggtttcttagcacttgaagaacttgaagaaccagggtcttcgatttttcccgctttgataagacttttagttctttctccgcaaatcccaacatccgaaaaactaccaaacgggcaacttcccatacgatccatgaaaacaccttgcagggttccaatgaacatatctgtcaattctctctccaacatcggaggttgtactctcgcatctagctcgcgccacctctgggcgtattccttgaaaaTCTCTCcagtcttttgaaacaaactctgcaactgggttctgctcggagccatatccatgttacgcttgtactgcctcagaaaagcttcacctaactctctccagcttttgacagattcttttctcaagtccatgtaccaatccaaagatgctccagacaagttgtcttggaaaaagtacatccacatcttttcatcatcagtataagtggatatcttccggtagtaagcttgcacatgagttcggggacaagaagtgccattgtacttgtcgaaatatggcgctttgaacttgtacgggatcctcaacccatcaactaaacccatattaataacatcaaaacccaaagaattctggcactccatggcgcaaatcttctcagcaagggcgtcaacctttctatctctctcttccgcctttccaaattcatcatcatcactcggaatagtgaacatatcttcttgcttgtcaaccaaatgagaaggatggtgaacgGGAGCACGTGTCGCTCGAGCATTAGCAAcctctgtaatgatgggttgtccattgattctaataccacgcaATTCGTCACCATTAGCATGGTTGTTGACAGGGTTGGTAACAACTGTGTCATCGACAAGGGTCCCTTCTGGCggattctgaccgacagggggaatcacagtttcttgtctctggaccaaggctcggagttcctcttgccctttcactaccccttgcatcatactcatgaactgggccatgttggtcctcatctctgctagatctgcttgaaagctttccattactctctgcTGGTTTCTacgggtaccgtaccggtgaattcctgaatcagctatcctgctagtggaacaccaaataatataagaacaccgcagcggtacctgttatgcaagatatgcaaatgaatatgtaaatgcaatgacatgtttatcaaatccaacgggtattctacccccttgattccagtaTCACATCCGACAGAAAACGCAAGAAGACCGAGTtgtggataaacttctgagatcaagatgcaataaggAAAACCATCATATAAATGGGTTCAATAAGGGAAAGGCCTTAGCCAATAGTTCATAAAAaaaggatctccacaacaagcctgtggatcatcactacaatacaataagtaaagagaggaacaaaaacCAGGAgtcagcctcctgtatacaactcataaggactgctcctcacttcagccagtagtACCACTGTGTCAGGATGATCCGAAGATTCTATCAgacgccggataagcagattcctcttgtgaataactccatccaactcgttgatgtgctctctgtagtaattcccatcatctcCTCCGAATACCTCTccaagtctggatttcttcaaacctgccagcactttgagttcctCAATTTGTCCTTGATCTTtgttgagttgatctgtgatataaccattggttgaacgggaaaacagaagctcattgttcttctccttcagcaaaatcttcaacttctccatctgaccagtcaattcggccaccatctcctcctcctttactttcctagaagctgaaaatgtatcccattgctcttgccaaccaGCTAGTTTACCAAGAGCATATGTTAACTGTTGTTTGACTCGCCTaaactcagaactggatgatcccagGGCTCTGTCTGTCTTCCTaaagaagtccacctccacaactaatttcctctctgcttccccttgcaatctgacggcttcccccttctgatattctgcctcatggaattgatgcatacagtcttgcagctttacacttaactccgagttttcagtttgaagctcctccatggcattcttcaatttgtcatactcctctcggctcaccattaTTGACTGCTCAagagtaggtggatacaaaggttcttcaataggaaacgacagaccaaactcttcgactcttccttgaagccactcttcatactgagggtaagtcctacaatctccttttccaagcacagttctccctctcttgatcaccttgagccaggcctcagctgccttacgggatacagtcaaatcggatgaagaatggaaaaacagagattcttccacatctttttccaaaggcgaagttcttaaagcatatccaaactgtctgactgccagagaaggattgtagttgatacttcctcttcttcctaccaatggtacattcgggaagttcccacaactatgaataatatcttcgcgaagcaagctccggtctgaccaccaagaaatatctttagctcttatccccatcagtctctttgaccaactcaacgagtttttgacatcaacgaacgctcctgacttgggtaggtgggaaccgaaccacttataaaacaaaggagcgcaacaattcaccaatcctccctttctattctcattcctgtgatgcactgaatgaaagaatctcacaacaaggtcggcaccggatttcccaacacgaagaggcgtatggcgtctacgtccacaaatttcgCCACATTAGGGAATAGGATAgtcccatacacacaaagagccaacacatCATTGAAACCCCTCTAGTCACCATCTTCAAGCctcttctttgcttctcccagtaagaaactcagatgaaaaccattaactcctcccttctgacacatattagccttcaagactgatttctccaaatatgtggctgaagctaccatgttgagatcgggcagaaactcggaactatagaatagcaactgcggcttgacaggaactctgagaaaactagcaacctcctccaaagtagggaccaaaatataatttgggaacgtgaaacacctcaatggagggtcatagaactgcaacaatgtaaagagatcatcatgttgatctttggagagaaccgtaatgaagcttagaatcaaaccaTAGTCCTTCCGGAATCTTTCTAGATAATCctgatccattaacttcatcagctgttgaataggctccaaacagaccacaggaaacttgtaggtgacatgtctctttctgccaagatccatcttaagagaaccagagaacCCCAGCCGGAATCAAGAggaagatgtaaacccctagaaatagataaacatgtgttaaatgatatgaatgcaacatgatgtgatgcaatgcagtgacatggaaatcaagattgttgtatctgcttgaacaactgttgggttgcactgtttgaagagaaacccactgagcaatataatacaagatcaaagctctgctccataaaaccgggttggttgatggttaaggtttcctgaatttatCCCGCCCCTCAgtggtaggttctaagaacagaagttcgtcagcttcagcccttcagtcgaataatacgtttaccactgaaggtttggcattattacgagacaaaagacccccaccgactcccctcaacaggacatcctaatatCAAGTTCCCATCCTCGaggtcctcggattgagcagctagaatgcgcccaccagagctaccataaacgcgtctcggaggtgaggcctcgactgagttctcgggaaatggtcaccagagtcgatgaTTTCTAAACGAACATCTatcgttatggaacacccataggacataatatatccaaaagaaacctcgtctggaatgtgggtcttcatgaacgacttaacgtagcaacatgccatgcaagcctcatgactatccactctaaaacctgtgtgtacgctcaagcctgggtagtgggcttatctcatagaacatcccaccccaacaaacaaacaacccaacagaacccacagatacagcagACATATatacatgaatgcaataaggtaaagtatgtaaataaataactgtacaaaagaataaacacccaacaaacaagaaaactacaaaagctaggagggactcgcttagggaaaccgggtccctagcagagtcgccatctgtcgcaaccgggatttcacgataacgaaaccgggactaaagggatgccaaagagaggcaaagtcagaagagtcgccaccgtgcgttatttatcccaaaggagggaaaggaaacgctcgatgtaaacctggaaaaaggaaaggaaaagacaaggtctcgcaaccaaatcttgggttcgggagtcgattatgcgaagggaaggtattagcacccctatgcatccgtagtactctacgggatccactcttgttgttcttgtctaaagggtgtgggtttatctagtgtactatttactaaaagaggggtcaaaagaaatgactcgcatggatgtcgcatccactgcatacgtatctcatttgaatatgagaatcagagtcttcgtagc includes these proteins:
- the LOC127119109 gene encoding uncharacterized protein LOC127119109, with the translated sequence MGLVLSAATGRGWTTGSGMEGPPVPAVGKDDQFGTGNISTFPWSLFTKSPRRRMLIAFTCTICGQRTTRAINPHAYNDGTVFVQCCGCNAYHKLVDHLNLFQETNCYLNSSFNYKGPGWDDLKFRFMDVDSDSDDDIFPVT